A stretch of Cucumis sativus cultivar 9930 chromosome 2, Cucumber_9930_V3, whole genome shotgun sequence DNA encodes these proteins:
- the LOC101207795 gene encoding salicylic acid-binding protein 2 gives MHNLNLLLLFFFFFFLFLSPTLTKSLSDPPPSTDVGGGGGKHFVLVHGACLGAWSWYKLSTLLRSAGHRVTALDMAGAGIDPREAERLKSFNEYVEPLRNLMGEVGEEEKVILVGHSQGGLCISKAMEEFPEKISVAVFVVAAMPGPALNASFLIGQLRKWLDFGPDSHYTYGNGPRSPPTTLTFGPLFLAAKVFNKSPLEDLTLGRTLVRPTHLFGGEQWNKDLVLTKERYGSVKRVFVVSDNDKVIKKSFQKWVIRRNPPDGVVEVKGSDHMVMMSKPLHLFNILSHIARQHS, from the exons ATGCATAATTTGAATCtccttctcctcttcttcttcttcttcttcctctttctttctcccacaCTAACCAAATCCCTATCAGATCCGCCGCCTAGCACCGACGTAGGCGGCGGTGGAGGAAAGCACTTCGTCCTAGTTCACGGAGCCTGCCTGGGGGCCTGGTCGTGGTACAAGCTATCAACGCTGCTCCGATCGGCGGGGCATCGGGTGACAGCGTTAGACATGGCGGGGGCTGGAATTGATCCCCGGGAGGCGGAGAGGCTGAAATCGTTCAACGAATACGTTGAGCCGTTGAGAAATTTGATGGGGGAGGTGGGGGAGGAGGAGAAGGTGATTCTGGTAGGACACAGCCAAGGCGGGCTTTGCATATCGAAGGCAATGGAGGAATTTCCGGAGAAAATATCTGTTGCGGTTTTTGTGGTTGCCGCTATGCCTGGCCCAGCCCTAAACGCTTCATTTCTAATTGGACAG TTACGGAAGTGGTTAGATTTTGGGCCAGACAGCCATTATACATATGGTAATGGGCCAAGAAGCCCACCAACAACTTTGACATTTGGGCCATTGTTCTTGGCCGCAAAAGTATTCAACAAAAGCCCCCTGGAg GACTTGACATTAGGGAGGACATTGGTGAGACCAACCCATCTGTTTGGTGGAGAGCAATGGAACAAAGATTTAGTTTTGACAAAGGAGAGATATGGGTCTGTCAAAAGAGTTTTTGTTGTTTCGGATAATGATAAGGTCATCAAGAAAAGCTTCCAAAAATGGGTTATTCGTAGAAACCCACCTGATGGTGTTGTGGAAGTTAAAGGATCTGATCATATGGTCATGATGTCTAAGCCTTTGCATCTCTTCAACATACTTTCACACATTGCTCGTCAACATTCTTAA
- the LOC101222441 gene encoding CCG-binding protein 1, which produces MDSSLLRSLSSPLLLESPDLHLRRIGSLSSSPFSSSLVVRSSSKSHSYIPKLQPFSRSKLDRAIKEPPLIQKSENELADYCSTLEGDDSYSCWKAYFELQDLEKESPKQEVEKLILQAGGVKSLIGCVHGITAIQKSKGKEKEERKAWKKEVEGRGNRECPIPDGLPKSAEEIEEEEEGRMPDSAFTRLLRSKGTFPAWYSPAPDHETD; this is translated from the exons ATGGATTCCTCCCTTCTCCGTTCCCTCTCATCTCCTTTACTTCTCGAATCCCCCGACCTTCATCTTCGCCGCATCGGATCCCTCTCctcttctccattttcttcttcccttgtTGTTCGTTCTTCTTCCAAGAGCCATTCTTATATTCCCAAGCTCCAGCCCTTTAGCCGTTCTAAGCTTGATCGCGCCATCAAAGAACCCCCTCTGATTCAGAAGTCTGAGAACGAGCTTGCag ATTATTGTTCGACGTTGGAAGGAGACGATTCTTATAGCTGTTGGAAAGCGTATTTCGAACTCCAAGATCTTGAA AAAGAATCGCCAAAACAAGAAGTGGAGAAACTGATTCTACAGGCAGGAGGTGTGAAATCACTGATCGGGTGCGTACACGGGATAACAGCAATACAAAAGAGCAAGGGAAAGGAAAAGGAGGAAAGGAAGGCATGGAAGAAGGAAGTGGAAGGAAGGGGGAATAGGGAGTGCCCAATACCAGATGGATTGCCAAAATCTGCGgaagaaatagaagaagaagaagaagggagaaTGCCAGATTCGGCATTTACGAGATTGCTGAGGAGCAAAGGCACATTCCCTGCTTGGTATTCCCCTGCACCCGATCATGAAACAGATTGA